The sequence TGGGGTGGCTCTTCATTAGgctgaaattatcaaaaattaaaaaatatttcaataattttacagagaatttatttaacaacGTCGTTGAGCAAATAAATCATAAGATAACgtaaaaattagtaaatggTTTAACTCCAAGTCTGAGGTGTAATACCTCAACTGACGGTTCCTACTCTACATGTATATGGAATTTAGCATTGCATAGCTGTAGATGTGAATTTGCAAGATTTCAAATCTCAAATCCTTGGACAGAATAACAAATCCCAGTCCCAAAGATGGTCACATCCCGAATATGGCAGatgctttattatttttattgttatttgtttattttaagattcTAGGATTTATAAAACAAACGCGTCCTCGGTTTAATTAACACAATAAAGAGCTGCTTTTCGTTTTAACACCATatgataatgaaaataaattacaaacatATGCAAACTTCTTGGCTTTCCGCAACTATTTTGCTGGCGAATTTATCCCgcagtaaagaaaaaaatctaatgcgCATTTGAAGCTGAAAGAACCGTTTAAAGGTTACgacaaaaattgataaaattagtttttaattaataaatgtaataacCAGTTTCAGTGCTATTTGTACAGAACAGCGCGAACTGGTTTCTTCAGAGAaggaaattaaagttaaaatagtTACTTCGCAACTTGAAAAAAGACCATAAACGCGGGGTGTCCTTGGCAATCCTCTTGACAAATCGCTagaattttaatcaaaaatatttacatgagAAGCGCGTTTAGTAAATCGCTTTagatttgcataattttaattaagcgaAGCGGACAACAGACGAAATCTGTATATGGGCTGGTTTCCGCTTGTCTAACCCACCTGTGTCCTTAGGCTTTATATGTATACCTAGAAACGGCAGTTAATGTTTGATTAAATCAGAGAAAAAGGCTAGATTAACTGACAATAGcaaaaagaagagaaaaattcgaaatctTCATCAGATTTTGAACACCTTTTATTGTCATTCTCCTATCGTCTCGTAATATGCATTCTTCAACATTTGTTTAAAGATCTATCCTTCAATATCTTCAGCGCCCATTTCTTCAACTAAACCGAGAAGATTGAACTTCTGCTACGTCAGACTTCGGCAACACCGCCTCCCTTCAAGAGCCTGTCACCTGTCACTACAAACAAAAGAACAAGGCCTTGTTGCCACTCAAACCGCATTGTCCTTTAATCAAGTTTTAACCCTTTCTGGTGTGCTATTATCATCGACGTTGCcatacaattaaataaaatcaatacaCATAACTCTACAATATTAAACTGGGTGTCTCGtgtttttaaacataatattCGATAAATCAATTACATTTCTAATTGTTTTTGCGTTTTGTGCCAATAAAACATGAAACAAAGTTTCTCGTGACCACAGTTAGCGATACATTCATTCTGTTTCATTTTACGGTTTGTTTTGCTACCGAAATACGCATGTTGCATATTTAATAGTAATCCAAGAGGATAATAATACAAGTTATTTTTTGCTCCCCTGTAATGACTGGTCTTAGATTAATCCCATAATTAGCAATATAAGTTGCTTTGCGAGAAATCCTTGTGTTTTAATATTACTGTGATTCTACAGTATATACACTATACAATTTGAAGAATTCTGCATTGGATCGTTAAATCGGAATTGCCTCGCAAACACGTGCGCTGGAATAGTTAAAATTACAGTCACCTCGGTGACATGTTTATTGTTTATCATGGTATGTAAATGCATTTGAATTGACGATGGTGTTGAAAACATTATACCTAAGAGCATGAAGAACTATTCGCTTAAAGCCGGAATTTAAGCAGCTGCTCCATTCAAGCTTGAAGGTTTCATGTTCATCATTTTCAACGAAAAAATGGACATAAATTTccggtttttgtttttcgctATTGCAGTTTTCACGTTTACTCtcaatttatttccaaatttactGACTCATGAACCATAGCCGGCAACTCTGCAATAGCCTTTTGTCCTAGCACGATTGGCAAACCTTGTATCGAGGTCTAATGCGGAACCTTTACACAAAAATCAAATCCACAACTTTTTTCAgctcaaaaaataatacacaCTTTTTTTCTCTACTCTATTTCTATGTCGTTTCGTATTATTTATTCCCCAATTCATTTGctcattaataaaaactggCAACTCTGCGACCATCTTTTCTCCTAGGACAATGTCTAAGCGAGAGTCGTCAAATGTAAAACATTGTTGCCACTTAAATGGCAAAATTGCAACAGTCTTTTATCCAAGTGTAACGTTTAAATGAGGGCTGTCACGTGCAAATGCATATTATCAAACTTCAACAATAGTACTAAAAACTTAGATTTTGCAATAACGTTCTCAtagatttcaaataaaaacttgcaGTTTTATTTGATTGATGATAGATGACCaaagaaaacatttcataGGTCAAGTTCACATATTTGCAACGCACATACAACACAAATCGGCTTAGAACGCTGAACAAACCACACAATTGAAAGAACCATAAAAtccatataaaaatttattattatttcatagcGAGCTACAACACGAACCCCccgaaataataatttaaaaaaacgggAAATGCATAAATAATGCCGAGACACATACAAACTAACCAATTTTAGTAGTATGTAATTACGTTTAGTTGATGGTTAAAGTTGAGGTCAAAATGcgacttaaaatatttcagtaaacTCGGCGCAAGAAAATTCGCAGATTTGCTATCTTAGAGGTTATCTTTAGAGCTGAAATCTTGATAACTTTATCAAGGACTTTGCATGGAAATTATCATTGAGATAAAGTTGCCAGTTTTTGATTAATTGTCCCTTGAGGTAACACATGCGTCCCTTATTATCAGACGATTATGAAACATTTAAGTGCCATTATCTCATTTATCATTGGCCTAGTCCTCTCTACTAATATACCACATGAACATGCTTCCTATAGTCCTACTTAACCATAATTGCGCAAGCACTAATTAACTCGACTTAGCATTTGCATTAGGTTCGTATCTAAGATAGAGTGACACACTACTATCTACATAGGGATTAGATTTGTTTAAACTGAAGTGGGCGATCATGAGTTGAGTgcgcaaattaaaaaaaaaaaagatttgaatATATGTTACTTGAAACTGAGGATTTGATCTTAAAAGTTGAGATATCCTGGAAAGCTATTTTTAATTCGAGGACAAAAGGCCTATTTCTTATCTGCAGAATGTCAGTGTTAATGAGCTATAGAGTGAAGAAtgcaaatttgcaaacaaatgGTGCAATGCAGGGAAAAAACACTCACTCAAGAAAACTTTGCAGtcgctaaaaataaattaaatactctGGAAATTCATGTAGCAAAAAacaattacataaattatttattgcacaCGGGAACTACATTTCCTTGGACATCGGAAGCACAACATAAAGGcgtaaaataaacttttcaatGCTAATTAGAATGTGTCATTTATTGCCTCGCCATTTAGTTGTGCTAATTAACGCTTATATAAGGTAAACAATACAAATCCCCATGATAAGAAACGACGTGCCTTTGTGAGGGTATGTGATGGGAAGGTAAAGAAAATCTACTGGAGAACAAAATAAAGGGAAATCTAACTTTCTGGGATTCGAAACAGAGCAAGCGCAACGGTCACCTTGGAGAGTGCGTCGCTGTCGCGCCCTGATGATGACATCTTGACACCCGGACAGGGTGCCGAAACGTCAGGCAGCGAGCCGCCCCGGAAAGTGCCGAGCGCTTGGCCGGTGATGCGCAGTGAATTTTTCGATTGTGACGAGCGGTCGACGTGCGGAGATGCCACCTGAAACATCACAAAAATCTGCGAATTTTTTCGGGGCTTATCAGCCAATCGACttactaaaaacaaaaatatcgtTTGGTTAAAAAGTCAAGATCTCAGATTAGAACTGATGTGGGTAATTCAGATAATAAGTTGCACTTATTTCTCATGCAATCGCCAGAAATACTTTAAAAGTACACATTTCACAGTGATTGGACTGTGAAACATGAATGGCGAATTCCTTTATTTTCACTCaactttaaattgattaatttatttaatacctacctaaataataaatttaaaatataacaaacaTCGTTTACGCATGATGATGTCACACAAAACCGAACTATGTGACGTTTATGACAATTATAAATGGTCCTTTTTAACAACAATATAGCGGgcattaacatttaaatttttaaatggagtAGATCCAAAATAATTCGTTTTAATCTcggttttcattattttaccGCGTTTTTAggaatgattaaatttttggttattacatatcaaaaaaatgtcagttttaaaaattttaagctaAGGCAaccattcaaaaataaacgttCTTGAACTACCCTAATGTCTCACTGATCATCCATATAATCATGActaatataaaagtaaaatatgaaACTAATAGAAATAAAGCCTTAGTAGTGATAAGAGAAAATCCTTAGGTCGTCTAACTAAAGTAACCACGCATGCGATAATATCTGAACACCGAATAAAAGCgtacatcattttaaaaaacacgtGGTGCGCAGTAGATAGATGGCCGCAGAAATATTTAGACCACAagatatacaatttttttttttggccaACTTTagtacttttttgtttttatactttatttttcaaaacaattacataaacatgttttttagtaaatatttttttgtagacaaaggaatggaaaaaataaaatgacaagCAGTGGAAATGGTTTTTTGGATCCCTTAGGTCAAGTTTATAAACTTGATCAGTAATTAGTCACTTCCaagtagaaaaaatgaacataaatGCATACATTCTGGTGAGCTTTCTAATTGAAAAGAAAGATCAAACTAAATAGACCATCCAAATACACACCTCAGAAAGGCTTTCCCAAGGGGAAATATAATTTCCATCACATCAAAGAAGTGTCAAAAACAAAAGATCTAACATTTTAATCACTCACTCAATGTTTCATTTctaaaaactatattttgattgtaaaaatacacatcaaaagagaaaattttattcagatTTATTGACCAcatgattttcaataaatctttagaacatttttttaatgaaataaatagtagttcctaaaaaattttccaaacatCTCTTGCAGTTTTTAAATGTGAATGGTATGTATACTTACTTAGagtaaaatactttttaccTGGTAAACTATTGAATAATAGCATCTACTTACATGTTATTGAATAAAGATTACcctcaaaattataaaaataggtatccaaatattttatctttaaatctCAAGGTCACAAATCTCAACGTCATAACAGTGGGAGATACCTACTTATCACATTAATACCAGGCTATACCCTCAACCTATCTACCCTAACTTATACCTCTTCACCCAACTTTTCAGTGTCGATTATGGTATCTATCAAGGATCTAGATGAGTTGGTTCtatgtttttaaatcaacCTTAAGACTTAACTAAAGTAAAGTGAGTAAAGAAGTAAGTCTTGAGGCATATAGATACTTGACAAGGTATTTACCTACTTATGGATCCTATAGTGGATATAAAGCTACTGTTATGCTAATTATTTCTGGCACAAACTTAAAGAGAATCTAAAAGTGAGTAGGGCAAAACAGCTTGGGAAGCATAATAAAGATTCTTAACCTCACAAAACAAAAGTTCAGTATCTCAGCAGCAAGCCTATTCTGAGTGCTTTCTACTGCAATATCCACAAGGTTGTATTAACTTAGtagaattaacaaaattactgTAGTTATTAAAGTAACTTTCCTTATCAATGGGCAAATAAACATTACTTTAATTAGGGGTCATTAAATAATGATAAGTAAATTTCTCTTGGAAGGGGTTAATACACACTTATTAAAACAAGGCAGCTGAACCCCAACAGAATTAGATTGTTGACTCCAAagcaaattggaaaatttctatttattattgattgtTATAGCAATTAGTGGAGTACAATTAGCAACAATTGCCTGTTCCTTTAATAGACATTTTTCGAGTGTTTGCTATTTATCCTTGTTTGGATCAATGCTTTAAACAATGACAAAGCATGACAAGCCACTAGAAACAAATGAAGGTCCATAAGGGGATTTTATGGAATTGCAGGTTTTTGTCAGGAAAACAGggtaaaaattagttaaattgcTTTGAGAATGAGGATTAATTGGTATTGGCAGGCAGTAATGGAATAATTAGCCTAGTACTATTATTGTGCTGAGTGCAACAGCAGgcagaaaaattttgtttacgtTCTAGCTGGGTCAGATTTGTTGCCTTAATTTCAGAGGTTAAACGGAAAGTTTCCGACGTACCTTCACGTCCGAGACttctttcataattttctcaaaGGCGGCCGTCTCCTCGGCCTGTCGATGCGTGTGCAGGGCGATTTTTTCGCTAAATTTCCTGGGATTCGCCATTACTGCCGTTCACTCACACAAAAATTCACTCCGTTCTGCACTGCGCGGGTTCTCGTTCGTTCACTCTCTCTCACAAGACGCGATCCTCAATTGTTCATGTTGTTGGCACACAATCGATAACGCAGCCGACTTGATTTCAAAGCTCGGTCCGTCATTTCACCACAGATTTTCCCCTACACGCTGctgaaaacataattttcccGAACCCTTGATCGTAATTACGCCtggcaattaatttattctcaGCTGGTCGACCGACTGGGCTGCTCTAAAAATTGCGTTCTCACGTTTTTCAAGGATTGGAATTTGGAATGAAAACAATGTATGTATGGTTGCCTACATGCACGGAAATGTCAAGTGCCGCGCCGGCGTCGCGCCGCATTTTTTCAGGACCGGAACCAGgtgcaattattttattagcctcactttttttagatttatccACTTTTCAATAGAATTTTCAAGAGCATAGTCTTCATCTTAAGTTGTGTGGTGTTATCattaataccaaaaaaatacaataaaatgcATATACTCAATTACTTTCTATTTGCAAAGCGGTAAGTGGGGTCCAACTATCCATAAGTATCTAACTTTTACCGATGCCAAGATTAGGCAAAAAACGTCGAAATTTTCAAGGACTAGCTTtgcaaatatataatataaaataggtcaagataatggtaatttagaaaacattatttaagcaatatgttaagaaaaattacgTAATTGGTAAATCGGTATTGTATAATGAGAATAAAACACCATGCAGCAAACACCCGTTAACCAACTTGTCCAGAAGAATTACAAGTCTTCAATATtcctcaaaattaaaattaattaagacaATTGCATTtccgaaaatatttaaaactaaatttttatatttttcgtaccttaattttatgtatatataaactaattaaatcaagaatttaaaattctttttctagAACCTTCCACATCGCTGATTTTaaacggtttttatttttaaaaaaatatgaaatagaaTTGACTAAAAAGCAAAGGTGATGGGAGGACAAACTATTActctattaatttaatttatttaagagGGGCGTCTTCGGTTCAATGCCAAAAAACAGCCCCATAGATGCAAAAATTACGTGCTGGGTATGTTTTGATTACCATACCCCACGCACCCCTTAGGACACGTGCGTCATAAGAAGACGAGCACCCTTTTATCGAATTTACGTTACAACTGCCAGAACTTACTGTTATGTCCTAGTTGAGGAGTAGCAACAAGACTGTGGCGCTATCTACCTGTACAACTACTAACTAAACTCTTTAAGAATCATTATTTTCGTCTCAAACCATTATCATTATACGTCATAGCTTCACAAGATGGCGCCAGCGATTTAAAGcagttaaaattatattattagagAATAATCGcaagaaaaattacacaaaatccAAAGTCTAAACACTATAATTCCGTTTTAAAACCTTGTAAACAAACGACTATAAAAATTAGtcaataattttccatttttaagaCCGTTTTATTCTTCCACATCATCTATAGGCCTGAAATGATTCAGTAAATTAACAATCCAACCACTATCCTTGTCCTTTGTATATTCCCTTATGAACCTGTAATTgcaaattgatattttgtcTTGATATTCAGGCAACATGCCCGCATTTAACGGCGGTTCCTGTCCATGGGACCTCATAGTGGATAGCCCTCGCAGCACATGGTACACCATTGTGATCTCGACGAAGCGCTTTTGAGCCTTAGAGTCATCATTACTGAACATGATCCCTACCTGAAATCAAACAACTGAGGGTaacaataacatttatttgtcaCAGTGCAATAAGTCACTGAAACAGTTGTAACTACCTGATAAGGGAAGGAAAAATAGATGTCATTGACATTGATGGGAATCATCTCCCTCTGGGACAAGGACATATTGGAGACTGTATCTTGGAGAGTGGGGATTATGTCAGGGGTGACTAAACCTTCAAGATGTTGTCCGTTAGAAAGATGATGAGATATaacctaataaaaaaaattagaaactttacatttcaaatttaaagctCAACTCACCTCTACAGCCTTCTTTGAACCCTGCACAAAATCTTGCAGACTAAATTCCACATCAAAATAAGGCTTAATAATAAAAGTGGTAAATATAAGGTTCTTCAAAGACTGAAACAATGAAGGCCACACAACTAGGGGAAAGTTCATTAAGGGAGGCAGCTTCTGAGATGGGGCAGGAGGCCCACTTTCCTGGCAATAGCACCTCTTGGGGAGCTTAAGGAACTCTGTTGTTTGACTGGAAAGGCACGTTTTGAAGATTGTGGATAAGGTGCTATTGTGACGCGCATTATTGGATATGCAGGGAGTCTCGTAGATTGTTATATTGTATACTATTTTAGGACATATTTTCGAATGTTGAGCGAAGTTTCGTAAAAggttaatattcatttttaaaactaaaaacaaaccTTCGGGATGACGTTAATGACAGTATTTCATCCTTGACGGTAAAGTGCTAAATTGCCATGTTTCCACTAAAATCAGATGTCTCATGCTTCAATTCATATCACACTTGAAGTGTCCTACTTACTCCTTCGTGTACCAACAAATTAGACGGATATTGATAATAATGGGtgagtaaaaaaatcttacattCTAAAGTATGACATATAAACAAGGTCAATTAACAGTTTGTTAATAACGTATTATAGATTAAGAACATTTTAGAAGAATGGAG comes from Euwallacea similis isolate ESF13 chromosome 9, ESF131.1, whole genome shotgun sequence and encodes:
- the LOC136410995 gene encoding m-AAA protease-interacting protein 1, mitochondrial translates to MNINLLRNFAQHSKICPKIVYNITIYETPCISNNARHNSTLSTIFKTCLSSQTTEFLKLPKRCYCQESGPPAPSQKLPPLMNFPLVVWPSLFQSLKNLIFTTFIIKPYFDVEFSLQDFVQGSKKAVEVISHHLSNGQHLEGLVTPDIIPTLQDTVSNMSLSQREMIPINVNDIYFSFPYQVGIMFSNDDSKAQKRFVEITMVYHVLRGLSTMRSHGQEPPLNAGMLPEYQDKISICNYRFIREYTKDKDSGWIVNLLNHFRPIDDVEE